Proteins encoded together in one Streptomyces sp. TLI_171 window:
- a CDS encoding helix-turn-helix domain-containing protein codes for MSELYAAVDALLAKARDGGDLPEPVERERLRKAAGLTQVEVAAALETRRETFAKWESGAAQPRSPKRGAYAFLLAGLADIHGTQGPDGWLTLARKARPLGTGSTTETAEGE; via the coding sequence ATGAGTGAGCTCTATGCGGCGGTGGACGCGTTGTTGGCGAAGGCCCGGGACGGTGGGGATCTGCCGGAGCCCGTGGAGCGGGAGCGGCTGCGCAAGGCCGCCGGTCTGACCCAGGTCGAGGTGGCCGCCGCCCTGGAGACCCGGCGGGAGACGTTCGCGAAGTGGGAGAGCGGGGCCGCGCAGCCCAGGTCCCCGAAGCGTGGCGCGTACGCGTTCCTGCTGGCGGGTCTGGCCGACATTCACGGCACCCAGGGCCCCGACGGCTGGCTGACCCTGGCCCGCAAGGCCCGCCCCCTCGGCACCGGCTCCACCACCGAGACCGCGGAAGGGGAGTGA
- a CDS encoding DUF6461 domain-containing protein, which produces MTHPTTGIRTSSTSDTATATASSAPTTAKAASSGSAHRHPTPRTAGARLDVRRPWYACATDNHDDRFDWIVEEEGLHPVLTLVEGVAEDEVIRRFGGDPGNARLLVADEIYRLQPGCPDHRGHLGVGTVGEAVFALEVVGSTGAVPGVARDLSRGGRCFGLSLGINGDDFVHYAVAGELVVHEEPRGPVMPLREGDARWNPAWCTGLIDVEDPTEFWGPKLYLLAERVMGATIEPSWFSRPLRTAEIPCSEILMNTPAWDIP; this is translated from the coding sequence GTGACGCACCCGACGACGGGGATCCGTACTTCCTCAACTTCGGATACGGCTACGGCTACGGCTTCGTCAGCCCCGACCACCGCGAAGGCCGCTTCTTCTGGGAGTGCTCATAGACACCCAACCCCGCGAACGGCCGGGGCCCGCCTCGATGTCCGGAGGCCCTGGTATGCATGCGCGACGGACAATCATGACGACCGGTTCGACTGGATCGTTGAAGAGGAAGGGCTCCACCCGGTCCTCACCCTTGTCGAGGGTGTTGCCGAAGACGAGGTGATCCGCCGGTTCGGAGGCGACCCCGGGAACGCGCGCCTTCTGGTGGCTGACGAGATCTACCGACTTCAACCGGGCTGTCCAGACCACCGAGGCCACCTGGGTGTCGGCACCGTGGGCGAGGCGGTCTTCGCCCTGGAGGTCGTCGGCTCGACCGGAGCGGTGCCCGGTGTTGCGCGTGACCTGTCCCGCGGGGGCAGATGCTTCGGACTCTCGCTCGGCATCAACGGCGACGACTTCGTGCACTACGCCGTCGCCGGCGAGCTCGTCGTCCACGAGGAACCCCGGGGACCTGTCATGCCGCTGCGAGAGGGCGACGCCCGTTGGAATCCTGCCTGGTGCACCGGCCTGATCGATGTCGAGGACCCGACCGAGTTCTGGGGTCCGAAGCTGTACCTCCTGGCCGAGCGGGTGATGGGCGCGACCATCGAACCGTCGTGGTTCAGCCGGCCGCTGAGAACCGCGGAGATCCCCTGCTCCGAAATCCTCATGAACACACCCGCCTGGGACATCCCGTGA
- a CDS encoding VOC family protein, whose product MHVLEIGGVEGGYHPVDDERDPPGRKPVVYRGVDDLDAVRERLLAAGCEHHRGPPTTEPSRRIAQLRAPFGTTVGIEGP is encoded by the coding sequence GTGCATGTCTTGGAGATCGGCGGGGTCGAGGGCGGCTACCATCCGGTCGACGACGAACGCGACCCCCCGGGGCGGAAGCCCGTCGTGTACCGGGGCGTGGACGACCTGGACGCGGTCCGGGAGCGGCTTCTGGCCGCCGGATGCGAGCACCACCGCGGCCCGCCGACCACCGAGCCGAGCCGCCGAATCGCCCAGCTGCGCGCCCCGTTCGGCACCACCGTCGGCATCGAAGGCCCGTAG
- a CDS encoding DUF402 domain-containing protein — MTNTEQSTRFRPGTTVVRRDVHGGRVWTAKPLRVVADTGNVLTLACWPGIEGLAPTTWIEALRTGDDAVREQGLEHLAAGTWALGPHRWERTAVLSHYLAGEWFSLHCFQDAATAEPISWYVNFELPYRRRPGGIDTMDLALDLVAAPDLSVRHWKDRDEYGRLRRLGVVDDFLDGQVHRACDRAIRMLDDRAGPFAAGWPGWAPDAAWPLPLLPDGADQEAEPLTSYRL, encoded by the coding sequence GTGACGAACACCGAGCAGAGCACCCGGTTCCGGCCCGGGACCACTGTGGTGCGCCGCGACGTTCACGGCGGGCGGGTGTGGACGGCGAAGCCGCTGCGGGTGGTGGCCGACACCGGTAACGTGCTGACCCTGGCCTGCTGGCCGGGGATCGAGGGCCTGGCCCCGACGACCTGGATCGAGGCCCTGCGCACCGGCGACGACGCGGTCCGCGAGCAGGGCCTGGAGCACCTCGCGGCCGGCACCTGGGCGCTCGGCCCCCACCGCTGGGAGCGCACCGCGGTCCTGTCGCACTACCTGGCGGGGGAGTGGTTCTCCCTCCACTGCTTCCAGGACGCGGCCACCGCCGAGCCGATCAGCTGGTACGTCAACTTCGAACTCCCGTACCGCCGCCGCCCGGGCGGGATCGACACGATGGACCTCGCCCTCGACCTGGTCGCCGCCCCCGACCTGTCCGTCCGCCACTGGAAGGACCGCGACGAGTACGGCCGGCTGCGCCGTCTCGGGGTGGTCGACGACTTCCTCGACGGTCAGGTGCACCGGGCCTGCGACCGCGCGATTCGCATGCTCGACGACCGGGCGGGGCCGTTCGCCGCGGGCTGGCCGGGCTGGGCGCCCGACGCGGCGTGGCCTCTGCCGCTGCTGCCGGACGGCGCCGACCAAGAGGCCGAGCCGCTGACTTCCTACCGGCTGTAG
- a CDS encoding MFS transporter, whose translation MNTLRGPGLFRNRDFSLLLSGQLVSAIGDQAHFMALPLIVLALTGSATQAGFVLGLGTLSFLAFGLVAGALVDRWDRKATMIWCELGRAVLTAGVAVALWLDRLTMPQLYATAVLAGLLTTLFQVANTAALPNVVGPRQLSAALGYSQSAASAVGIFGASLAGALYAVGRTVPFAVNAVSFAVSAASLRLMRARFQVDRKDVRTTSRLSTEIREGLGWLWRQPVIRFLTLVSAADKVRYGAGYLLIITLARQVGASPLWIGVIFSGAAVGAMAGALVSDRATRRFPLGRIAVVMLWLEALMFPLYALAPNPLMLAAVAAAESLVAPVYAVAMTTHQLAITPDELRGRATSAVSTLTTGALSIGTLAGGALITTLGAKPLVWLCGVWLLILALLTTVNRDVRQAPPAGALPQQQASSTAETAHTPG comes from the coding sequence TTGAATACTCTTCGCGGTCCCGGCCTGTTCCGGAACCGGGACTTCTCGCTGCTGCTGAGCGGCCAGTTGGTCTCTGCTATCGGTGACCAGGCTCATTTCATGGCCCTGCCGCTGATCGTGCTGGCCCTCACCGGGTCGGCCACCCAAGCCGGGTTCGTGCTCGGCCTCGGCACTCTTTCCTTCTTGGCGTTCGGGCTGGTTGCCGGCGCCCTCGTCGACCGGTGGGACCGTAAGGCCACCATGATCTGGTGTGAGCTTGGCCGGGCCGTGCTCACCGCCGGCGTCGCCGTTGCGTTGTGGCTCGACAGGCTCACCATGCCCCAGCTATATGCGACAGCGGTGCTTGCCGGGCTTCTGACCACGCTGTTCCAAGTGGCGAACACAGCGGCGCTGCCCAATGTGGTTGGCCCGCGACAGCTGTCCGCTGCGCTCGGCTACTCGCAGTCCGCCGCCAGCGCTGTGGGCATCTTCGGGGCTTCACTCGCCGGTGCGCTCTACGCCGTTGGCCGGACCGTTCCGTTCGCCGTCAACGCGGTTTCCTTCGCAGTGTCCGCGGCGTCGCTGCGTCTGATGCGTGCTCGATTCCAAGTGGACCGGAAGGACGTGCGGACGACATCCCGGCTCTCCACCGAGATCCGAGAGGGGCTTGGCTGGCTCTGGCGCCAGCCGGTCATCCGTTTCCTGACTCTGGTCTCGGCCGCTGACAAGGTGCGCTACGGCGCCGGGTACCTGTTGATCATCACACTCGCCCGGCAGGTGGGTGCCTCGCCGCTGTGGATCGGTGTCATCTTCAGCGGTGCGGCGGTCGGTGCCATGGCGGGAGCGCTGGTCTCGGACAGGGCCACACGCCGCTTTCCGCTGGGCCGGATTGCCGTGGTGATGCTGTGGTTGGAGGCATTGATGTTCCCGCTGTACGCTCTCGCGCCCAACCCGCTGATGCTGGCAGCGGTCGCGGCCGCTGAGTCGCTGGTGGCTCCCGTCTACGCGGTGGCCATGACCACCCACCAGTTGGCCATCACCCCCGATGAGCTGCGGGGCCGGGCGACGAGCGCGGTCTCCACGCTCACCACGGGAGCCTTGTCGATTGGCACGCTTGCAGGCGGCGCGCTGATCACCACGCTGGGTGCCAAGCCGCTGGTCTGGCTCTGCGGAGTATGGCTGCTCATCCTGGCCCTCCTCACCACTGTCAACCGGGATGTGCGGCAGGCGCCGCCAGCGGGTGCGCTTCCACAGCAGCAGGCCAGCAGCACGGCCGAGACTGCCCACACGCCTGGCTAG
- a CDS encoding transposase has product MWVRDHLEGLFTDSDFEEWYPAGGRRGLSPARLALVSVLQYAENLTDRQAAEAVRCRLDWKLLPGAGVGRSGLRLLGAERVP; this is encoded by the coding sequence ATGTGGGTGCGGGATCACCTGGAGGGTCTGTTCACGGACAGCGACTTCGAGGAGTGGTATCCCGCTGGCGGGCGTCGTGGTCTGTCGCCGGCTCGTCTGGCGCTGGTGTCGGTGCTGCAGTACGCGGAGAATCTCACCGACCGGCAGGCCGCCGAGGCCGTCCGGTGCCGATTGGACTGGAAATTACTGCCTGGGGCTGGAGTTGGACGATCCGGGCTTCGACTTCTCGGTGCTGAGCGAGTTCCGTGA
- a CDS encoding transposase, whose protein sequence is MIVHVATTPAPEQDIDALEKIHTDLATRGLAPAEHLVDGGYVTPATIHRARTEHGIDLVGPVRLAPTSRAHPGFNKEDFSPNWQDRTLTCPNGATSPPWKPTLSDGQERMSVLFPRATCRACDDRLKCTGNVDGKGRHILLLPQPLQEIQNQVRRDQQTRPWRERYALRAGCEATVSETVRAHGLRHCRYRGKVKTHVQHVLTAAGTNIIRLHQHQPGDSRTSLGTRFTRLCRQTIDRTQTDTR, encoded by the coding sequence GTGATCGTCCACGTCGCCACCACACCGGCGCCCGAGCAGGACATCGACGCCCTGGAGAAGATCCACACAGACCTCGCGACGCGAGGCCTCGCCCCGGCCGAACACCTTGTCGACGGCGGATACGTCACCCCGGCCACCATCCACCGAGCCAGGACCGAACACGGCATCGACCTGGTCGGCCCGGTCCGCCTCGCCCCGACCTCCCGCGCCCACCCCGGGTTCAACAAGGAAGACTTCAGCCCCAACTGGCAAGACAGAACTCTGACTTGCCCGAACGGCGCGACCAGCCCTCCATGGAAACCGACACTCTCCGACGGCCAGGAGCGCATGTCGGTGCTCTTCCCCCGCGCCACCTGCCGGGCCTGCGACGACCGCCTCAAATGCACCGGCAACGTCGACGGCAAGGGCCGGCACATCCTCCTTCTGCCCCAGCCCCTACAGGAGATCCAGAACCAGGTGCGACGCGACCAGCAGACCAGACCGTGGCGCGAGCGATACGCCCTCAGGGCCGGCTGCGAGGCCACCGTCTCCGAGACCGTGCGCGCCCACGGCCTCCGTCACTGCCGCTACCGAGGCAAAGTGAAAACCCACGTCCAGCATGTCCTCACCGCGGCCGGAACCAACATCATCCGCCTCCACCAGCACCAGCCAGGCGACAGCCGAACCAGCCTCGGAACCCGCTTCACGCGCCTCTGCCGCCAGACGATCGACCGGACTCAAACCGACACTCGCTGA
- a CDS encoding sporulation protein: MGLRRLLGLGDDGGDPPEIDTRIATFAPQPGQRIEGEVLLRGGSAGLKVEGLYLHVVGKVLGWNGSVEDREWAYLSPSRSYLDVAPGTEERIGFHGRLPWDCPITEVDGRTVGVDLSLTTTLSSGPQRSVQDIDFVHVAAPPLHEAVLSALRVEGHRVADAQLLDSSIPEVDLRHSWIETFHLEDGTGVPSSEVTFVNNPVGAMVYVRRAARHLTRWDEKPPAVSFPVAHHETGEVDLGRGCARRSTSWTGCGPDGTSVPVADRRDELLRSEVREPAGRRSSLVDYPGAVGRPWPCRHLVWPGPPGTAGRTARPVAARPARGAAPADARRVARRRPRPSVPRACRQRAHRIAGRVPRRDRRPGRAPAGAGPRHRRVRRGRPEKWPVRKPAPFGDGGQRADT, from the coding sequence ATGGGACTGCGGAGACTGCTCGGACTCGGCGACGACGGCGGCGATCCGCCGGAGATCGACACCCGGATCGCCACGTTCGCCCCGCAGCCCGGGCAGCGGATCGAGGGCGAGGTGCTGCTGCGCGGCGGCAGCGCGGGTCTGAAGGTCGAGGGCCTGTACCTGCACGTGGTGGGGAAGGTCCTGGGGTGGAACGGCAGCGTCGAGGACCGCGAGTGGGCGTACCTCTCGCCCTCCCGCTCGTACCTCGACGTGGCGCCCGGGACGGAGGAACGGATCGGCTTCCACGGCCGGCTGCCGTGGGACTGTCCGATCACCGAAGTCGACGGGCGGACGGTCGGCGTCGACCTCTCGCTGACCACCACCCTGTCGTCCGGCCCGCAGCGGTCCGTGCAGGACATCGACTTCGTGCACGTGGCCGCGCCGCCGCTGCACGAGGCGGTGTTGAGTGCCCTCCGGGTCGAGGGCCACCGGGTGGCGGACGCGCAGCTGCTCGACAGCAGCATTCCAGAGGTCGACCTGCGCCACTCCTGGATCGAGACCTTCCACCTGGAGGACGGCACCGGCGTCCCCAGTTCGGAGGTCACCTTCGTCAACAATCCGGTCGGCGCGATGGTGTACGTCCGCCGAGCGGCCCGCCACCTGACGCGCTGGGACGAGAAGCCGCCCGCCGTCTCGTTCCCGGTCGCCCACCACGAGACTGGCGAGGTCGACCTCGGCCGCGGGTGCGCGAGGCGCTCGACCAGCTGGACCGGCTGCGGTCCTGACGGGACGTCAGTACCAGTAGCGGACCGCCGCGACGAGCTGCTCCGGAGTGAGGTCCGCGAACCGGCCGGGCGCCGATCGTCCCTCGTCGACTACCCCGGCGCCGTCGGCCGCCCCTGGCCCTGCCGACACCTGGTCTGGCCGGGCCCGCCAGGCACAGCAGGCCGGACTGCCCGACCCGTGGCTGCTCGCCCTGCCCGAGGAGCAGCGCCTGCTGATGCGCGCCGCGTAGCTCGTCGACGTCCGCGCCCGTCTGTTCCTCGAGCATGTCGCCAGCGAGCCCACCGGATCGCTGGCCGTGTACCTCGCCGCGATCGACGACCTGGCCGAGCGCCTGCGGGGGCAGGCCCGCGTCATCGCCGCGTCCGCCGAGGCCGACCTGAAAAGTGGCCGGTCAGGAAACCGGCCCCGTTCGGCGACGGCGGCCAGCGCGCCGATACTTGA
- a CDS encoding sporulation protein, with the protein MGLLARFGLGRAAEGPEVEIRTADLAVPGERIGGQLVIRAGARSVEVDQIENYLVADGFDNDGGPTDLVLGSLSTPGGYDLEIGGGQERTLPFSGRLPWECPFTELDGQPLGFAVAVRITLRPPGRSEGTVHRSTLRIAPTPAVRAAVAIFAELGYRPQDSRVVYAYIPGSDQHHAGYQSLFLTDPARGRRKLPRLELSFVTNPVGTMVYLRRAAPELYEWESKPRTVTFAIAHHEAARPDLAERATRALEELRTLYRN; encoded by the coding sequence GTGGGACTGCTGGCGAGGTTCGGGCTCGGACGCGCGGCGGAGGGCCCGGAGGTCGAGATCCGGACGGCTGACCTCGCCGTCCCCGGCGAGCGGATCGGCGGGCAGCTGGTGATCCGGGCCGGGGCCCGCAGCGTCGAGGTCGACCAGATCGAGAACTACCTGGTTGCCGACGGGTTCGACAACGACGGCGGGCCGACCGACCTGGTCCTGGGCTCGCTGAGCACCCCGGGCGGCTACGATCTCGAGATCGGCGGCGGGCAGGAGCGCACGCTGCCGTTCAGCGGCCGGCTGCCCTGGGAGTGCCCGTTCACCGAACTCGACGGGCAGCCCCTGGGGTTCGCGGTGGCGGTCCGGATCACCCTGCGGCCGCCGGGGCGCTCCGAGGGGACGGTGCACCGCAGCACCCTCCGGATCGCCCCGACGCCGGCCGTCCGGGCCGCGGTCGCAATCTTCGCGGAACTCGGCTACCGGCCGCAGGACTCGCGGGTCGTCTACGCGTACATCCCGGGGTCCGACCAGCACCACGCCGGCTACCAGTCGCTGTTCCTCACCGACCCGGCCCGGGGCAGGCGGAAGCTCCCGCGGCTCGAACTCTCCTTCGTCACCAACCCGGTGGGCACCATGGTGTACCTGCGCCGGGCCGCGCCCGAGCTGTACGAGTGGGAGTCCAAGCCGCGGACGGTCACCTTCGCAATCGCCCACCACGAGGCTGCCCGCCCCGACCTGGCGGAGCGGGCGACCCGCGCACTGGAGGAGCTGCGCACCCTCTACCGGAACTGA